In a genomic window of uncultured Flavobacterium sp.:
- a CDS encoding GNAT family N-acetyltransferase produces the protein MESKIEIRKVEKQDLDFVYKAICELENEVLDFEVFKQIFDENISNPKNVYLIAENENEGLGFISFHTQNLLHHCGLVGEIQEFFIHQKYRGQGVGKQLIKKIMNYADQNNLKSIEVTTNKRRVENVLIYENLGFGLTHNKFTIYK, from the coding sequence ATGGAATCAAAAATTGAAATAAGAAAAGTAGAAAAACAAGACTTAGATTTTGTGTACAAAGCAATCTGCGAACTCGAAAATGAAGTTTTGGATTTTGAAGTTTTCAAGCAAATATTCGATGAAAACATTTCGAATCCAAAGAATGTTTATCTAATTGCCGAAAATGAAAACGAAGGTTTAGGTTTTATTAGTTTTCACACTCAAAATCTTTTACATCATTGCGGATTAGTTGGCGAAATTCAGGAGTTTTTTATCCATCAAAAATATCGTGGTCAAGGCGTTGGTAAACAATTGATCAAAAAAATCATGAATTATGCTGATCAAAATAACCTGAAAAGCATAGAAGTTACCACAAATAAAAGACGAGTAGAAAACGTATTGATTTACGAAAATCTTGGTTTTGGTTTAACGCAT